ACTAGAAGATAAGAATGGATTTAGGGAAGACAATGTGGTGAATATCCAGATGCCAGTTTTTACCTTTGCAAGGCTAGAAGATTGCAGCTTATCCAAATCTGCCATCCTGAACCAAATTCTAACACCACCCCAGCAGTATCATAATTTCTTCATACACAGAGACATGGAAGGTGGATACGTTCAAAAAAAACTCTCCAACGGCTTGGTAGAAATGTCTTGGTATTTGCCCGTTGGTCAAGGAAACTCAGAAATTTTTCCAGAGCCCATTGCAGTTACAAACCTACATGGCCATATCTCTTCTTATTGGACACAATTCAGCTTCTTAACCCAGATATCGTCTGCAGTTTTCATATTTGCAGACAGTGTTAGCGAGGCGGAGTGCACACAGTTGTCCAAGCTTGGAGATGCCAAcaccaaatatttttttgtttcccaAAACCTGGAAATAAATGACTGTATGTTACAGTCATTGAACTCGGCATTAAAAATGGATGTCAggcatttaataaaaaagaataagaaTGATGCAGATTTGGTTAGACGCCTACAGAACATAATGAAAGAGTTCATCAGAAACCCCACCAAGCAGGTCACTTTGGAGAAGATGGCAGAGACCGCTTGTGAACTTGGAATTCATGTAGACGAGAACTCCAAAGAATGTCAGTCAGCCAAACAGAGAGCATTAAAAATAACTGAAGGAATCTATGACGTAGCACAGTATAAAGAAGAAACCATTAAGCTACAGGGAGATCTATGTAGAAAACTGTCCAGAACAAGAACAGAAATATGTAGAATGAGAAGGCAAGGGGAGGAAGATTCCCAACTCTACAGGGAAAAACTTGAGAATAAAAGGACAGAATTAATCAGACAGCAGTATTCACATACTCCATCTGCAGGCATTGTTGACTTCACAGAGTCAATATCACAGAAGAATCACTCAGAGAGGTACTATTTTCTAAAATGGATGAAGATATTCCTCGATTCAATTGCTAGAACCAACCTATTAAAATTACAGAACGAGTACAAAGCCAAAGACAGCGAAGATATCAAAAAGCTAGACTTAGTCATGTCAAAGAGCTCTCTGGGTGTTGAGCACTTCATACGAGAGTTGGGTCAGTTTTATGATGCAGAATGCAATCTTTTGAAAAATAACGAGATTCAGAATGAGGAACGGAAATTTAACAAGCTGCCGGAAATTGCAGCAGAACTTTTACTGGATGGCTTGCCACTGGAACTGATTGATGGAGATTCCTCCAGTATACCACTGGAATGGATAACTAATGTTTTGAGTGAGCTAGACAAGAGGACAGGAGGCCAGTGCCGAATTAGAGTTATAACTGTCCTAGGGGTACAGAGCACAGGGAAATCCACCCTTCTGAATACCATGTTTGGTTTGCAGTTCCCAGTGGCCAGTGGACGATGTACAAGAGGAGCCTTCATGACACTTATTAAAGTTGAAGAGAACTTTCAGCAGGAGCTAGGTTGTTCTTTCATTTTGGTACTTGACACAGAAGGTTTAAAAGCTCCAGAGATGTCTTCCCTGGATGGATCTAACCAACGTGACAATGAATTAGCAACCCTAGTGATTGGCTTGAGTGACATTACCATCATAAACTTTTCCATGGAAAATGCAGCAGAAATGAATGATATTTTACAGATTGTAGTCCATGCATTTCTAAGGATGGAAACCATTGGCAAAAAACCCAAATACTACTTCCTACATCAGAATGTCTCTGATGTTGCTGCTAGTGAGAAATGTTTAAGAGATAGAAGAAAGATTATGGACAATCTTGATGAAATGACAAGGACTGCAGCAAAGATGGAGAAAAAGAGCGGGATCAAGTCTTTTTCTGATGTTCTGGATGCTGACCATGAGAACCATAGCTGGTACATTCCTGGTCTCTGGCATGGTGTCCCACCAATGTCTTCAGTTAGTACAGGCTACAGTGACAAGGtttatgaatttaaaaaatacTTACTACATGTCATGAAAACGTCGGAAAGACAGGCCCAAAGCTGGAGCGAGTTTTCTGAATGGATAAGAAGCTTGTGGGAGGCCGTGCAATATGAAAACTTTATCTTCAATTTTAGAAACAGCCTGGTGGCAGATGCCTATGATCAACTACATGTCAAGTATATTGAACTGAAATGGAACTTCAGCAAAATCATGTTTGAATGGATGCAGGAGACAGAAAATATCATCCGGAATCAGCCAAATTCACAGAAAGAGCCGAGTGCAGATCCAACTAATACTATGTACGAGATACTACAGAAAGAAGAGAACTCCATGCGAGAAGCTTTAGAAAGGTATTTTAATAGTGGATCTGAAAATGTACATCTGATAGAAAGATACAGAGAAGAATTTCTCAGGAGCGTAAGTTCTCTAAGGAAGCAACTTGAAGACGATGTAAGGCAGAGATTAAATGAATCTTGGCAAATTCAGAGAGGGAAGGCTGTGATTCAAACAAATCAGAATACATTTATGGAAGTTATTGAAAAGAAAGCTTCAAGCAAATACCAAACCCTCAAAAACTGTGAAGACTTGCTTAATCACGATGAAGAGTTTCAGAAAATATGGAACGAAACATTTATGGAAATAAATCTGATTAGCCTGCATATACACAACATCGGTCAAGAAATCCTACACCAACTTAGAATGGACATGAGCCACAGCATAGGAGCCGTAACTATGAAGTTGCACAATATACACAACTTAAAGGACTATGAAAAGACATGCTTTGCAGCCCAGCCACATCACTTTGACGCAAGTTGGTATAACACAGCCTCTAAAACAATCTCAAACAAATATCCTGATAAGCGATTGGTTCAAATGAATAAGTATGTGAATGAACTGCTGCTCAAGTACAAATTGCACGTCATTGCTAAAATGAATACAAAAGAGGATTACCATGACACCTATTGCCAAGAGCTCTTAAATATGGTAAACAAAGAACTCCAAGAGAGCGCTGCTCAGAAACTCCATATATCACCTCAGTTTGAGTTAGACTTGAAACTTCATGTCTTGGGGAGAGCGGTTCCCATGTTCCAGAAGATGCACGAGAACTtcatccaagagaatgatccaaGGATCAGCTTGGAGAAGTTAAAACCTCAGTATCTCGCCACCTTTAGGAATATATTCCTTGAGAAAGATCAATGTAAAAAGAGGGCAGAGGACTTTTGCCGTTCTTGCCTGAGCCCCTCAATAGTAGAATTTATCTATAAAAGCCTTGGGAGAGAAATTGTGGATGATATTTTGCTCAGTGAACACTCGAAAGAATACAGTAGTCGGATGTTTTTCCAGTTCAACCTGCTTAAAAATTTGCTGGAAGAAAAGGACTTTGACCAATATATGATATATATCAATGATTATGAGGCGTTTGTGAAGAGAAAAATTCAAGCAAATATAGTAGACATTTATGGGAAACGTGGTGGTCTTAACAATTTACATGAGAAAATTATTCATAAAATCACACACGTGGTCAACAATGCGTTGAGAGATACAACTGTACAAGAAAGTCCAAATGTCTCTtcctttttgaaaatgttttgtaaGCTTTTGCAAAAAGAATTAGTCATTCCGAGGAGCGCTATGAATGTGATTTTATTCCAGAACAATGACAAGGTCCAGCAATTTTCTGAATACATTCAATCTTCTTTCTCTAAACAGGTGGAGGAGATTTTATTAGAGATGAATTCTCTAGACATTGACTATGTGCTTTCCATGGTCACTCTGAATCCGTGGGATCAGCTGTTCAAGAGAATTTTCGGATGTGGCAAGCTATGTCCATTCTGtaaagttccttgtgaagctggaGGACATGACCACACAGAGCATTTTGCATCAGTGCACCGACCTCAGGGGCTTGCAGGATACAAAGACCTTGCAACAAATGTCCTATGTAACTCCATATGCACCACCGATGTGGTAGGAAATGGATGCTTCAGAAATTCATACACACACTGGGTCCCTGAGCGTTACAAAGAATACCGTAAGTTCTATCCAGACTGGGTCATTCAATGTGACCCAGGCATCAATGCCTCAGATTACTGGAAGTTTATCTTAAAAGAATTTAATGACCAGATTGCAGAAGAATTTTATGCAATACCAGCCCAGATCCCAATTAACTGGAGAAAGATAACAAAAGAGCAAGCCATGAAAAGTCTAAGGGATTCATTTAATCTTTAACCCATTAATGCCGCCTAACAGCCATCCGTTAAGCGGGCTTTAATTCTCGGGAAGCAGCACGGCTTCTGTATCATGTGGCCAGCCCtatggaaaagagtaccgctccaagccctgcgacctatgctgtgctcccgtcctgtagtactgacaggtgcagactgtgcgc
The Rana temporaria chromosome 6, aRanTem1.1, whole genome shotgun sequence DNA segment above includes these coding regions:
- the LOC120943094 gene encoding up-regulator of cell proliferation-like, producing MADPHEMDPPGINEIFDDILRRLRMEKYKKSKMNVSKILTIGRHSLKDIDLRTIEDAPWYFLRKLMSLNVNARRAYLEESESDMSIDFTNPSSESTDLGHSGDLHPLDVLFILLHCSDSILQQEIVTKLSMCQFSVPLLLPACNGSECTYMLWALRDIIKKWRPHSLEDKNGFREDNVVNIQMPVFTFARLEDCSLSKSAILNQILTPPQQYHNFFIHRDMEGGYVQKKLSNGLVEMSWYLPVGQGNSEIFPEPIAVTNLHGHISSYWTQFSFLTQISSAVFIFADSVSEAECTQLSKLGDANTKYFFVSQNLEINDCMLQSLNSALKMDVRHLIKKNKNDADLVRRLQNIMKEFIRNPTKQVTLEKMAETACELGIHVDENSKECQSAKQRALKITEGIYDVAQYKEETIKLQGDLCRKLSRTRTEICRMRRQGEEDSQLYREKLENKRTELIRQQYSHTPSAGIVDFTESISQKNHSERYYFLKWMKIFLDSIARTNLLKLQNEYKAKDSEDIKKLDLVMSKSSLGVEHFIRELGQFYDAECNLLKNNEIQNEERKFNKLPEIAAELLLDGLPLELIDGDSSSIPLEWITNVLSELDKRTGGQCRIRVITVLGVQSTGKSTLLNTMFGLQFPVASGRCTRGAFMTLIKVEENFQQELGCSFILVLDTEGLKAPEMSSLDGSNQRDNELATLVIGLSDITIINFSMENAAEMNDILQIVVHAFLRMETIGKKPKYYFLHQNVSDVAASEKCLRDRRKIMDNLDEMTRTAAKMEKKSGIKSFSDVLDADHENHSWYIPGLWHGVPPMSSVSTGYSDKVYEFKKYLLHVMKTSERQAQSWSEFSEWIRSLWEAVQYENFIFNFRNSLVADAYDQLHVKYIELKWNFSKIMFEWMQETENIIRNQPNSQKEPSADPTNTMYEILQKEENSMREALERYFNSGSENVHLIERYREEFLRSVSSLRKQLEDDVRQRLNESWQIQRGKAVIQTNQNTFMEVIEKKASSKYQTLKNCEDLLNHDEEFQKIWNETFMEINLISLHIHNIGQEILHQLRMDMSHSIGAVTMKLHNIHNLKDYEKTCFAAQPHHFDASWYNTASKTISNKYPDKRLVQMNKYVNELLLKYKLHVIAKMNTKEDYHDTYCQELLNMVNKELQESAAQKLHISPQFELDLKLHVLGRAVPMFQKMHENFIQENDPRISLEKLKPQYLATFRNIFLEKDQCKKRAEDFCRSCLSPSIVEFIYKSLGREIVDDILLSEHSKEYSSRMFFQFNLLKNLLEEKDFDQYMIYINDYEAFVKRKIQANIVDIYGKRGGLNNLHEKIIHKITHVVNNALRDTTVQESPNVSSFLKMFCKLLQKELVIPRSAMNVILFQNNDKVQQFSEYIQSSFSKQVEEILLEMNSLDIDYVLSMVTLNPWDQLFKRIFGCGKLCPFCKVPCEAGGHDHTEHFASVHRPQGLAGYKDLATNVLCNSICTTDVVGNGCFRNSYTHWVPERYKEYRKFYPDWVIQCDPGINASDYWKFILKEFNDQIAEEFYAIPAQIPINWRKITKEQAMKSLRDSFNL